The Echeneis naucrates chromosome 23, fEcheNa1.1, whole genome shotgun sequence genome has a segment encoding these proteins:
- the slco1d1 gene encoding solute carrier organic anion transporter family, member 1D1, with protein sequence MSVESRKTREACCSKLKLFLASMAFVYFAKAFGGAYMKSSITQIERRFDIPSSLIGVIDGSFEMGNLLVIAFVSYFGAKLHRPRLIAIGCLIMAVGSFLTAMPHFLQGPYKYETSVSHSRDINTTESILPCLSNHSMTDADETPDLETQTACEKAVGSSMWIYVFLGNMLRGIGETPIMPLGVSYLDDFSREENTPFYLACIHTVGILGPMFGFMLGSFLAKIYVDIGFVDLDSITINHKDSRWVGAWWLGFIVTGTIILLSSIPFWFLPKSLPKQGQEQSQSKSTELAPVGEQENFLPEENQEHDEKEKSVTFQELAKDFIPSLKRLFRNSIFSLMILTYLVAVNGFIGAITFKPKYLEQIYGQSASKAIFLIGILNLPAVALGIITGGFVLKRFKLGIIGAARLSITASLGASCMFAIQFFIHCENADVAGLTASYQGIPQVSYNQQTLLSQCNMDCSCSLKHWDPVCSYNGMTYASPCLAGCKISTGTGKETVFHNCTCIEEMLTPGVNQSAVLGQCPRRSDCDRIFKIYMVMSVIGSFISACGGTPGYIVLLRSIQKDLKSLALGMQTLIVRTLGGIPPPIYFGALIDRTCLKWGTKQCGGRGACRLYDANSFRMTFMGLITVLYFLGNILWCGLYVRIVKRQKKLALRNQAKENGQEGTGASNGHANISISKNKEDTDRESTI encoded by the exons ATGAGTGTAGAGTCCAGAAAAACACGTGAAGCTTGCTGCTCCAAGCTCAAG ctCTTTCTGGCCTCTATggcatttgtgtattttgcCAAAGCTTTCGGTGGAGCCTACATGAAGAGTTCCATCACCCAGATTGAGAGGCGCTTTGACATTCCCAGCTCCCTCATTGGGGTCATAGATGGCAGCTTTGAAATGG GTAACCTGTTGGTGATAGCCTTTGTGAGCTACTTTGGTGCAAAGCTCCACCGTCCCAGGCTGATTGCTATCGGCTGCTTGATCATGGCTGTTGGATCTTTCCTCACAGCCATGCCCCACTTCCTCCAAGGACC GTATAAATATGAGACCAGTGTCTCCCATAGCAGAGATATCAACACCACTGAGAGCATCCTGCCCTGTCTGTCCAACCACAGCATGACTGATGCAGATGAGACGCCTGATTTAGAGACTCAAACAG CTTGTGAAAAGGCAGTGGGCTCATCCATGTGGATTTATGTATTCCTGGGAAACATGCTGCGTGGGATTGGAGAGACTCCGATCATGCCTCTGGGTGTGTCCTACCTGGATGATTTCTCCAGAGAGGAGAACACGCCTTTCTATTTGG CCTGTATCCACACAGTGGGGATTCTGGGACCTATGTTTGGGTTCATGCTTGGGTCCTTCCTTGCCAAGATCTATGTGGACATTGGATTTGTCGATCTTG ACTCCATCACCATTAACCATAAAGACTCCCGCTGGGTGGGGGCCTGGTGGCTGGGCTTCATAGTGACTGGGACCATAATCCTGCTATCCAGCATCCCATTCTGGTTCCTGCCTAAGTCTTTGCCAAAGCAGGGCCAGGAGCAGAGTCAGAGTAAAAGCACAGAACTTGCCCCTGTGGGAGAGCAAGAGAACTTCCTCCCAGAGGAAAACCAGGAACACGATGAAAAAGAGAAGTCAGTCACGTTCCAGGAGCTGGCTAAAG ATTTCATCCCATCTTTGAAAAGACTCTTCAGGAACAGCATCTTCTCACTGATGATCCTCACCTATCTGGTGGCTGTCAACGGTTTCATTGGTGCGATCACCTTCAAGCCAAAGTATTTGGAGCAAATCTACGGCCAGTCAGCCTCCAAGGCCATTTTCCTCATAG GTATACTGAACCTGCCGGCAGTAGCTCTGGGTATCATCACTGGAGGTTTTGTGCTGAAGCGATTCAAGCTGGGCATTATTGGTGCGGCCAGGTTGTCCATTACTGCCTCTCTGGGGGCCTCCTGCATGTTTGCCATTCAGTTCTTCATCCACTGTGAAAACGCAGACGTAGCCGGCCTCACCGCCTCATATCAGGG AATTCCTCAGGTGTCATACAACCAACAGACATTGCTGTCACAGTGTAATATGGATTGTTCCTGCTCGTTGAAGCACTGGGACCCGGTGTGTTCCTACAACGGCATGACGTACGCCTCTCCCTGCCTGGCTGGCTGCAAGATCTCCACTGGTACAGGCAAAGAAACG GTGTTTCATAACTGCACATGCATTGAAGAAATGCTGACTCCGGGTGTGAACCAGTCAGCGGTGCTGGGCCAGTGTCCAAGGAGGAGCGACTGCGATCGCATATTTAAAATCTACATGGTGATGTCTGTCATAGGCTCCTTCATTTCTGCCTGCGGGGGCACACCAGGATACATtgtgctgctcag GTCCATACAGAAGGACCTGAAGTCCCTGGCTCTGGGTATGCAGACACTGATCGTAAGAACTCTGG GTGGAATACCTCCTCCCATCTATTTTGGGGCTCTCATTGACCGGACCTGTTTGAAGTGGGGCACCAAGCAGTGTGGAGGTCGAGGAGCGTGCAGACTCTATGACGCTAATTCGTTTAG AATGACATTCATGGGCCTAATAACGGTACTCTATTTCCTCGGCAACATCCTGTGGTGTGGCCTCTACGTCAGAATTGTCAAAAGGCAGAAGAAGTTAGCGCTGAGGAATCAGGCCAAGGAAAATGGACAGGAGGGTACCGGAGCATCCAACGGACACGCCAACATCAgcatttccaaaaacaaagaagacacAGACAGGGAGAGCACCATTTAA
- the LOC115037207 gene encoding mucin-2, whose protein sequence is MCSHTWMLAVCFALASDTCRTFGSGVVQPFNGSAYYLRSNCPFTLTRFTHNRVECDITALRGNNGLLYQIEIIINKIRTIVQYGNILVEKKSVTLPYDHTYQHIFQYGIYTKLKSLLLPVSVTWHSVPGGIDTVRVELDQELSSDMTGLCGKQNATGNIQQLIKESGLSEETCQIRDPVALMNPVCRMFFSYTLDCLQQRTPHYIQLCEENIYSHENDTYISCSFFQEIVQECGNGSHVWNVWRDMTGCPSQPCPGDLVYKEQGAAFVPSCSNPNPRLSNQDLTSSCVCPEGTVINDRTDGFHCVNVASCPCVFGGRIYKPGDIRNTKCQSCVCEGGKWHCSENVCPDRCLIEGQFVTTFDGKQYVVPGKCAYVASQGLNWKIIIQFSPKEASLKTVVLQLFQDVYTFSHNSVKVGEKEITELDQSDHALVFWQSSVYVQVQTSFGMKIQIQMSPEIELYITLPRNHNGTISGLCGNSNNDTTDDFSTSSGIIENSPHPFALSWTVGTCAVNIPSSCSNADNEIFADEGCAVLNNPNGIFAHCHSHISTDQFHRACVLRTCNCGSNLQQCLCVALDSYAKACAFLGVAVGDWRKATNCTLTCPKNQEFSYDMKACNHTCRSLAGPDPRCQVDDAPVEGCGCPEGTHLNQGDVCTPKSECVCHHYGGTTLPGPVVIDGRQCICENGELHCSKDCGCRNGKVCFHCSEFPVNTAQKTCDSLSKPLGANVTCESGCYCPHDQYEDHHGNCVSLNDCTCKYSGKVFSTGQRVDTNCKTCTCAQGQWHCTAKPCPGKCQVYGNGHYQTFDSKWYRFDGHCQYTLVEDYCGNGNGTFSLRVESVPCCDEALTCSRSIVMDLQGLVSLTLSDMKVTKHLHKSLALYEDALYTTHTVGLYIIISVPSRGITLIWDKHTRITIELHPAWRNRVCGLCGNFDSNEMNDLKISGSAVVSRPMAFGNSWKAATPPCSDVTTERFPCERHSYCSAWAQRRCMIITADIFKECHLKVDPEPYYSACTQESCSCEFEGKFLGFCTAVAAYAEACSEQGVCVNWRTPDLCPVYCDYYNEQGQCSWHYEPCGEMRTCSKGNHFNHKLEGCYPRCPKDAPYYDENTGDCTKLMNCTCYFNDTVIQPGTVVMLQSNQCCSTHNYTTYCPNAKYHHLNCFGYHRSNCVIYYPSIYICSPTTTTTPLTMTTEEESVITGKKTWACGEMWTEDCFHKTCINGKIESTPVGCPEMKVPICPRNQLAKVSDGCCETWKCDCRCDLYGDPHYISFNGVPFDFLDECSAVLVEEQSPQHDLSIIVDNFYCVPGLLGSCAKSVILKYQSNVATLSIVPDLFTVQATLNNVTILPPYQEHGIQFETTEYMVSIYLPEVRSYVSLTPSYTLVVNLAMEHFLNNTQGQCGVCGGGGSCIRRGGHIEDDSCCDRTAYSWVVFLECKMYVNLKDFKKHCEFDSCGNRETPCSSLEQAAEECKQAGICIKWRKLTNGTCDLPCQEGLVPRECSNKKDDFCYGGVRYAGASFEKPTAGCFCPSGQLRAGNHSSSCVFDCAYCKGPLGEPKMPGDVWQSGCNICVCNNQTRSEECFPKPPGPVPICSPTAILINTSCCGDQICIEKNCSYDGKTYKVGDTWKDATNPCLSLSCTKDGVHTETKVCPRENCPEEDRIWDNQHCSFTCNQSCAPRMSSFNITIDNCTTTIDIPVCHGQCVSPSSIKVLLHGDLQVEQKSRSCQELGSERRSVTLQCSDQTTRRHTYKHITSCECRSCGILR, encoded by the exons ATGTGCTCACATACATGGATGCTGGCCGTCTGCTTCGCACTGGCATCAG ACACTTGCAGGACATTTGGCAGCGGGGTTGTCCAGCCTTTCAATGGTTCAGCTTACTACCTGAGGTCGAACTGCCCGTTCACTCTCACCCGCTTCACCCACAACCGGGTTGAATGTGACATCACCGCACTGCGAGGTAACAATGGACTACTGTACCAAATCGAGATCATCATCAACAAAATCAGGACCATTGTGCAATATGGAAACATCCTGGTGGAGAAGAAAAG TGTGACCCTTCCATATGACCACACCTACCAGCACATTTTTCAGTATGGCATCTACACCAAACTGAAGAGCTTGCTGCTTCCCGTGTCCGTCACCTGGCACAGTGTACCTGGAGGAATAGACACAGTGAGG gtggagctggaccaggagctgaGCAGTGACATGACCGGACtatgtggaaaacaaaatgctACAG gCAACATCCAGCAGCTGATTAAAGAGAGTGGCCTTTCAGAAGAGACATGTCAAATCAGAGATCCTGTCGCCCTCATGAATCCG GTCTGCAGGATGTTCTTTTCCTACACCTTGGATTGCCTGCAACAGAGGACACCTCATTATATCCAACTCTGTGAAGAGAACATTTACAGCCATGAAAACGACACGTACATCAGCTGTTCTTTCTTCCAAGAGATTGTGCAGGAGTGTGGAAATGGCAGCCATGTCTGGAATGTATGGAGAGACATGACCGGATGCC CTTCACAGCCTTGTCCAGGAGACCTGGTTTATAAAGAACAGGGGGCCGCCTTTGTTCCCAGCTGCTCCAACCCAAACCCCAGATTATCTAATCAAGACCTCACTAGCTCCTGTGTCTGCCCAGAGG GTACAGTGATTAATGATCGCACTGATGGCTTCCACTGTGTGAATGTGGCCAGTTGCCCCTGTGTGTTTGGTGGCAGGATCTACAAACCTGGGGACATACGTAACACCAAGTGTCAGTCATG cgtgtgtgagggagggaagTGGCATTGTTCTGAAAACGTCTGCCCAGACAGATGTCTCATTGAAGGGCAGTTTGTGACGACATTTGACGGCAAACAATATGTTGTCCCTGGTAAATGTGCATATGTGGCGTCACAG GGTCTCAACTGGAAAATAATTATTCAGTTTTCTCCAAAGGAGGCCTCTCTGAAAACAGTTGTCCTTCAGCTTTTTCAG GATGTGTACACATTCTCACACAACAGTGTTAAAGTGGGAGAGAAGGAAATTACTGAACTTGACCAATCTG ACCATGCACTGGTTTTCTGGCAGTCCTCCGTTTACGTCCAAGTCCAGACATCCTTTGGTATGAAGATCCAAATCCAGATGTCTCCTGAGATTGAGCTCTACATAACTCTTCCTAGAAATCACAATGGCACAATTTCAG GTCTTTGTGGCAACAGCAACAATGACACCACAGATGACTTCTCCACCAGCAGTGGGATCATTGAAAACTCCCCACATCCTTTTGCTTTGTCCTGGACTGTGGGTACTTGTGCAGTGAACATacccagcagctgcagcaacgCAGACAATG AAATCTTTGCTGATGAAGGCTGTGCTGTGTTGAACAACCCAAATGGAATATTTGCCCACTGCCATAGTCATATATCAACAGATCAGTTTCATCGT GCTTGCGTCCTAAGAACCTGTAACTGTGGCAGCAATTtgcagcagtgtttgtgtgtagctctGGACAGCTATGCCAAAGCCTGTGCCTTCCTGGGGGTTGCAGTTGGTGACTGGAGGAAAGCTACCAATTGCA CTCTGACGTGTCCAAAGAACCAGGAATTTTCATATGACATGAAGGCTTGCAACCACACGTGCCGTTCCCTGGCTGGACCTGATCCACGCTGTCAGGTGGATGATGCTCCGGTGGAGGGCTGTGGGTGCCCAGAAGGAACCCACCTGAACCAAGGGGACGTCTGCACCCCAAAGTCAGAGTGTGTATGTCACCACTATGGTGGGACAACGCTACCAGGGCCTGTTGTTATTGACGGAAGACAGTG CATCTGTGAGAATGGAGAACTGCACTGTTCCAAGGATTGTG GTTGCAGAAATGGGAAGGTCTGTTTTCACTGCTCAGAGTTCCCAGTTAACACGGCTCAGAAAACATGCGACAGTCTCAGCAAACCACTG GGTGCCAATGTCACCTGTGAGAGTGGCTGTTATTGCCCACATGACCAGTATGAAGATCACCACGGAAATTGTGTCTCTCTCAACGACTGCACCTGCAAGTACAGTGGCAAAGTCTTCAGCACAGGACAGCGTGTGGACACCAACTGTAAAACATG TACATGTGCACAGGGTCAGTGGCACTGCACGGCCAAGCCGTGTCCTGGGAAGTGTCAAGTGTATGGAAATGGACACTATCAGACCTTTGACTCTAAATGGTATCGCTTTGATGGCCACTGCCAGTACACACTTGTAGAG GATTACTGTGGAAATGGAAATGGCACCTTCTCTCTCAGAGTGGAGAGTGTGCCCTGCTGTGATGAGGCCCTGACCTGCTCCCGTTCTATTGTCATGGACCTGCAG GGCTTAGTCTCACTGACACTCAGCGACATGAAAGTGACCAAACATCTTCACAAAAGTTTGGCTCTGTATGAAGATGCACtttacaccacacacactgtggGACTCTACATCATAATCTCAGTGCCGAGCAGGGGAATAACTCTAATCTGGGACAAACACACCAGGATTACCATAGAGCTGCACCCAGCCTGGAGG AACCGGGTGTGTGGCCTCTGTGGTAATTTTGACTCCAATGAGATGAATGACTTAAAGATAAGTGGCTCAGCAG TGGTTTCCAGACCCATGGCTTTTGGCAACAGCTGGAAGGCTGCCACACCTCCTTGTTCTGATGTGACCACTGAAAGATTTCCATGTGAGCGTCACTCCTACTGCTCCGCCTGGGCCCAGCGGCGCTGCATGATCATTACAGCTGACATCTTCAAAGAATGCCACTTAAAA GTGGACCCAGAGCCTTACTACAGCGCCTGTACGCAAGAGTCCTGCTCCTGTGAGTTTGAAGGCAAGTTCCTGGGTTTCTGCACAGCTGTAGCAGCCTACGCAGAGGCCTGCAGCGAGCAGGGTGTGTGCGTTAACTGGAGAACACCTGATTTGTGTC CTGTCTATTGTGACTACTACAATGAGCAGGGTCAGTGTAGCTGGCACTATGAGCCATGTGGTGAAATGCGAACCTGCAGCAAAGGCAACCACTTCAATCACAAGCTGGAAG GCTGCTACCCTAGATGTCCGAAAGATGCACCGTACTATGATGAAAATACTGGTGACTGCACCAAATTGATGAACTGCACCTGTTACTTCAATGACACAGTCATTCAGCCAGGGACAGTCGTGATGTTACAGTCCAACCAGTG CTGCTCCACCCACAACTATACTACCTACTGTCCCAACGCCAAGTACCACCATCTCAACTGCTTCGGCTACCACAGAAGTAACTGTGTCATCTACTACCCCAGCATCTACATCTGCT cacccaccacaaccaccacgCCTCTGACAATGACAACTGAAGAAGAGTCTGTCATAACGGG AAAAAAAACCTGGGCTTGTGGTGAGATGTGGACGGAAGACTGTTTCCATAAGACCTGCATAAATGGCAAGATAGAGTCGACCCCAGTGGGTTGTCCAGAGATGAAAGTTCCCATCTGCCCAAGAAATCAGCTTGCAAAAGTCTCAGATGGATGCTGTGAAACATGGAAATGTGACT GTCGCTGTGATCTATATGGAGACCCCCACTACATATCTTTCAATGGTGTACCCTTTGATTTCCTGGACGAATGCTCCGCTGTCCTGGTGGAAGAGCAGTCACCACAACATGATCTGTCCATTATTGTGGACAACTTCTACTGTGTGCCAGGCCTCCTCGGCTCTTGTGCTAAAAGCGTCATCCTGAAATATCAGAGCAATGTGGCTACACTCAGCATTGTCCCAGATTTGTTTACAGTACAG GCCACATTGAACAATGTCACCATACTGCCACCATATCAGGAGCATGGGATACAGTTTGAGACCACAGAGTACATGGTGTCTATATATCTCCCAGAGGTCCGCTCTTATGTCTCCCTCACGCCATCTTATACCCTGGTGGTCAATCTGGCCATGGAACACTTCCTCAACAATACCCAAGGACAATGTG GtgtatgtggtggtggtggatcATGCATCCGCAGAGGGGGGCATATTGAGGACGACAGCTGCTGTGATAGAACAGCCTACAGCTGGGT agTCTTTCTTGAATGCAAGATGTATGTGAACTTAAAAGACTTTAAAAAGCACTGCGAGTTTGATTCATGTGGGAACAGAGAGACTCCTTGTTCTTCTCTAGAGCAAGCTGCCGAAGAATGCAAACAAGCAGGTATCTGCATTAAGTGGAGAAAACTGACCAATGGAACCTGtg ATTTGCCATGTCAAGAAGGACTGGTTCCAAGAGAATGTAGTAATAAGAAAGATGACTTCTGCTACGGAGG AGTTCGGTATGCTGGGGCCTCCTTTGAAAAACCCACTGCAGGTTGTTTCTGTCCCAGTGGCCAGCTAAGGGCAGGGAATCACTCCTCCAGCTGTGTGTTCGACTGTGCTT ACTGTAAAGGGCCACTTGGAGAGCCCAAAATG CCTGGTGATGTGTGGCAGTCTGGCtgtaatatatgtgtgtgtaacaaCCAAACACGGTCGGAGGAGTGTTTTCCAAAACCTCCTGGGCCTGTTCCTATATGCAGCCCCACGGCTATTTTAATAAACACATCTTGCTGCGGTGATCAGATTTGCA ttgagAAGAACTGCAGTTATGATGGAAAGACATACAAG GTGGGAGATACATGGAAAGACGCGACCAACCCCTGCTTGTCATTGAGCTGTACCAAAGACGGTGTTCACACTGAAACTAAAGTCTGTCCCAGAGAAAACTGCCCTGAG GAGGACAGGATTTGGGATAACCAGCATTGCTCCTTTACAT GTAATCAGAGCTGTGCTCCCAGGATGTCCAGCTTCAACATCACCATAGACAACTGTACTACAACCATAGATATACCTGTGTGTCATGGCCAGTGTGTGTCTCCGTCCAG cATCAAGGTGCTGCTCCACGGTGACCTACAGGTGGAGCAGAAGAGCAGATCTTGTCAGGAGCTCGGCTCTGAGAGAAGATCAGTGACGCTGCAGTGTTCTGACCAGACTACCAGACGTCACACGTATAAGCACATCACCAGCTGTGAGTGCAGAAGTTGTGGTATACTGCGCTGA